One genomic region from Osmerus eperlanus unplaced genomic scaffold, fOsmEpe2.1 SCAFFOLD_890, whole genome shotgun sequence encodes:
- the LOC134016157 gene encoding galanin receptor type 1-like: protein MKVDPPSSSPLLLLLLQNVTMDYQRGGANLSFSPPVLPPSHPSLSPSSSALSFLPSSSPYSLPPSSSPSLPLPSPPSDLESLLLWTVREPTTVALSIMYSLSFSLGIVGNAMSLRVLTGRRGNSRLAGASATRLLLVNLAVCDLAVVLVCMPVTLGNQIYAQWVYGDFLCRAVPFTQAVSVSASVLTLTVTSINRYVSVRSPLRARTLFTRRRIIAMVAVVWVVSWTICSPLAVLARREEVALGSLVLVVCQEAWPGPRLKQGYNVLLFLALYCLPVSFNLAIGFLTVRRLGGGGHGGPFSELDPRSRALHCARLRARRRIARVVVALVLLFAVSWLPLYLADLWIDRERQRPPSWLLQSRPFAQWLGLTNSSLNPLCYCFLGDIYRSARLLRSRYRQQRLARLCCGPGQGKEEEGCSDDAVAVDTVSVKSRDDADTVVTSRPRMLGGFGGRGAGAEGAGIEECKMADGESSDHSNSDWFSQSLCESSLLASQPEMPLTPSSLSVSGDCGQEGERGGALPLTRRTGAHKEDTSPLRTGNDPLTSRRYSGEHIVPLRPGSGERGTLPLREHYAEKNI, encoded by the coding sequence ATGAAAGTGGACCCACCCAGTTCCTCTCctttgctcctcctcctccttcagaaTGTTACCATGGACTACCAAAGAGGAGGAGCCAATCTCAGCTTcagtccccctgtcctcccaccgtctcacccctctctctccccctcctcctctgccctctctttcctcccctcctcctctccttattcccttcccccctcttcctccccctccctccctctcccctcccccccctctgaccTGGAGAGCCTTCTCCTCTGGACGGTGAGGGAGCCTACCACCGTGGCTCTCTCCATCATgtactccctctccttctcgctcGGCATCGTGGGTAATGCCATGTCCCTGCGCGTGCTGACGGGTCGTCGTGGCAACAGCCGTCTGGCGGGCGCCAGCGCCACGCGGCTCCTCCTGGTGAACCTGGCCGTGTGCGACCTGGCCGTGGTCCTCGTCTGCATGCCCGTCACCCTGGGCAACCAGATCTACGCCCAGTGGGTGTACGGAGACTTCCTGTGCCGGGCGGTGCCGTTCACCCAGGCGGTGTCGGTCTCCGCCAGCGTGCTCACGCTCACGGTCACCAGCATCAACCGCTACGTCAGTGTCCGCTCGCCGCTCCGCGCCCGCACCCTCTTCACCCGGCGCCGTATCATTGCCATGGTGGCCGTGGTGTGGGTGGTGTCCTGGACCATCTGCTCCCCGCTGGCGGTGCTGGcgcggagggaggaggtggcgcTGGGCTCcctggtgctggtggtgtgtCAGGAGGCATGGCCGGGCCCCAGGCTGAAGCAGGGCTACAACGTGCTGCTGTTCCTGGCTCTCTACTGCCTCCCCGTCTCCTTCAACCTGGCCATCGGCTTCCTGACCGTCCGCaggctggggggcggggggcacgGGGGGCCCTTCTCAGAGCTGGACCCCCGTAGCCGGGCCCTCCACTGTGCTCGTCTGCGGGCGCGGAGGCGGATCGCCCGGGTGGTGGTGGCGCTGGTGCTGCTGTTCGCCGTCTCGTGGCTGCCCCTGTACCTGGCCGACCTCTGGATCGACCGCGAGCGCCAgcggcctccatcttggctccTGCAGAGTCGTCCTTTCGCCCAGTGGCTGGGCCTCACCAACTCCTCTCTCAACCCACTCTGCTACTGCTTCCTGGGCGACATCTACCGCTCCGCACGGCTCCTGCGCTCGCGATACCGGCAACAACGCCTGGCTCGGCTCTGCTGTGGCCCCGGccaagggaaggaggaggagggttgtaGCGACGACGCTGTTGCCGTGGATACGGTTTCGGTGAAGAGCCGGGACGACGCGGATACCGTGGTAACGAGCCGTCCCAGAATGCTCGGCGGATTTGGGGGGCGGGGCGCGGGAGCGGAAGGGGCGGGGATAGAGGAATGCAAGATGGCTGACGGAGAGAGCTCTGATCACAGCAACTCTGATTGGTTCAGCCAGAGTCTATGTGAGAGCTCCCTattggccagccagccagaaatGCCCCTCACCCCATcttcactgtctgtctctggggactgtggacaggagggggagaggggcggggcccTGCCTTTAACGAGACGAACTGGGGCCCACAAAGAGGACACTTCTCCTTTAAGAACAGGAAATGACCCGTTAACTTCCAGGAGGTACTCTGGAGAACACATTGTCCCTTTAAGACCAGGCtcaggggagagaggcacaCTCCCTTTAAGAGAACATTATGCAGAAAAAAATATATGA